TCGATAGAGCAAGTTCTCTATAAGCTTCAACAAGCATTCGATGAGATTCAGCAGCAGTTTTCTTCAAATTGAAacagaaaagcaaagctttGCGCAAATGATGCTTATTTGGTTGAAATTCAGACATTTTCTTCGCAGTAAAAAACTATGTTGTTGTCACAAACACAAACTTTTATATACTGAATATTATTGACAGATGTCAAAACTATAAATGATGTCTTGTTCAGCCATTACAGTTGACGATTGTCAAAGTTACAGCTATTTATCGCTAGAGAACGGGTTTCAAGTTATAGACTTAatacatatcaataataaattgcactttCTAAACCTATACCGTAAGTACCATATGACACATttagattttgaaaataaaaattgtgtacaACGTATTATgcatgtattatgtatatatgtagtaactgaaatatatacacaacagATGTCACAACACGCATGATATTCCTAAGCAGAGCCAGTATGTGTTTAAAATGCGATCTTATAAGACGTAACGAAAACGACAGTATCATAACGTGTCTATATAAGTTgtttagtatataatataaaatttgtaaacttaaaaaatacaatgttttttcttcagacaattaaagtattaataattttactaaatgaAGCAAACGCCTATATTACACAAGatacagaaataatattgctgcCGGCATCGAATCCGACAGGCGCAGAGGAGGTACACGCGTTTTACcatagtttttatttgttgctCAATGATCAAAGCATTAtctaacaagtttttttttaattgttatttaatttacagataCCATTAACTCTGAAAGTTTTCGGAGAATTGATTCACCTAAACCTGCGTCAAAACGATCGCATTGTATCGTCTGAGTTCGAAGTATGGAATAATAATGCGAAAAGCGTTACAGCAAAATTGTTGCAACTAAACGTATCAGatccttgttattattatcataaagaTCACATCAGCTCTGCGGCTATCAACTTTTGTCATGAATATGGATGGGTCagtaatatcatataaaaacaaactgattaaaaatttttataacacataTAATGGAAATCAAGCGGGCATTATGACGCGTTTATGTCCTATAGAATTGTTGATTTCCTAATCTaggagagataaatgttagaagcgtggggtctgagtagtttagtggtcagaacattcgcccggcaagcggaagacccgggttcaattcccggcttagccacttgcgccctgatattttttctctcttcctttctttccaataattcctatacgtacattaagtttctcgatatatgagaacaatgtatttaaaatttcgtacactttaggtatctcgatctgagatcggtgtacaatctaACTGTCTCatgtagactaatttactaatttctttaaaaaaaattaaaaaatttaacactaACATTCTGCGACGGTTCTTAATGCTATTCCATTATAtttctcgtaaaatttttatgtttttgtttttaatctgTTTgtcttatatacatacaagcaTGGCACGTAAAAAACAGATATATCTTTTCTGAAAATAGGAAGGACTTGTTTTTGTGGAAAATGACACATTAGAGATTCGGCCTTTGTGGAACGAATTTACGTCTTTGTTCTTAATCGACGATTTCAGAGAACAAACTAATCTTTCATTTGGCAAACCTCATCTTATTAAAAGGTCACtgcaatattttgctgattcaaatttttatcattggGACAATTCTAAACTTAAGCGACATCGTGTACGAAATGCGCAACAAAAGTTAATCATAGAACTTGTCATTTTCTTGGACGCAGCAGCATATCAGACGTTCAAGCCTCTTGTGAAGAACAATAAGCAAAAAATGAACCAAATAATAAAAGCGTATGTGAATCGTATCGAAGCTGCGTTCAATGATCTGGATGTTTTATTCGATATTTCGTTAgttcatatacatattttggaAAATCAACCGTTAGCTTTGCCAGTTTTCGGCGGCGACATTGAGAAACTGCTCGATTCGTTCTGCGAATACGCGAATGTTCTCAATCCACCAGATGACAATGATCCGCATCATTGGGACATTGCACTTTATTTAACTGGATTAAATCTATATGAACATTTgggcaaaatattaaatagaaaaatgtggaaaaattatacagtcACGGGAAATGCCTACCAGGATGGCGCATGCAAACCACTTTTATCATGCGCAATAGTAGAATTTCGCAATAACTTTGAAACCCAATCCTCGCGTTATATATCATTATCTACTGATGCTGTTTTTAAAATCGGCCATCtgtaagtttattaattatattaattttacgaataaattaagtaaaattatattttatgatatattaaaatttgtataattgtaCAGTTCAAAGTTAAGAAGTGAAAAGGCTTTTAACAAACTTAATGCTTTAATTGTTTagtatgttaaatattttaaattacaagatattgaaaattatttcagtcaaacgatgcgaaataaaacatatttttaagattcacaatttatttgtttaatagtTTAGGATTGGCACAAGATCAAAATTATGGAGTTGCAAAAAAATACGACGATAAATTCATGAATTCAGCTGGCCCTACATTTCGCGGCATGATAACATGGTCCGAGGATagtcgtaataaaataaaaaaagtttgggaaagaaaaaaatgtcttcGAGATGATACGAGGTCGGACAAAACGGGAGAACAGTTAATCATAGAACTTGCCGTTTTTGTTGACGAAACTGCATATCGTAAGTTTTTGCCTCTTCTGGACAACGATGAGAAAAAGTTGCACAATATAGTATTAGCATACGTGAATCAAATACAAGCTGTGTTCCATCATCCGAGCTTGGGTGTCTCACTCGATATTATGTTGGtacatttgtatattatgAACAAACAACCGTCAAATTTGATCATTTCTGGCGACGTTGACAAAGTGCTCGATTCGTTTTGCAAATACGCGAATTCTCTCAATCCACCAGATGACAATGATCCGGGTCACTGGGACATTAGTCTTTACCTAACCGGAAAAAatctttatgaatttttggGCAGACGGTTGCCCTATAAAAGAGGCAAGAGACTAACCGATTTCACAACAGGATTAACCTACGTTGATGAAGTGTGCAGCCCACAAAATTCGTGTGCAGTAGTAGAGTTCGGTGCTGTATTTGAAAGCTTAACCTCGGGGTTTTCATCATCACTTTCTGCTCTTCATTTAATCGGCCATCTGTAAGTTTATATATagttctacatatatatatatatatataacataatatattatatataagaatttatttaactgtAGAAAAAAGTTAAGTTTAACAAgtacagaaattttttaaacaattttatgctGTAATATGCTTTTCAATTTGTAAACTATAATGCCTTGTCTAGAACAGAAGATCATTTTACTTGTAGTTTATAAGACAGGATAATTGGATAGATTAAACTAATTCTGAAGTTTTTAATCGTATCAACcttattagataattttttttaaatagatgaAGAAAAACAGTTAAAACGCATGAAAACTATACTAAAATGGTCTTTTAATTGTATCAAACcaaagaatttcttttaattggataaaaaaattatttgggtTGATACGACTGAAAGTCAActgtaatgtaatattcacCTGTCGAACTTTTCAATCTGATAAACCACAAGTAAAATCTTCGAAGTCTAAACTAGGCACTAATAATGtacaagatatttaaattttaatcacacaCTTCAAAGTAAACATATTGTCAATTTGTTCAAAAGTATAGGATTGGAATTCGATAGGGATCCTTTTGAATCGTATAACAATGCggataatgtaaatataccTGTAATGTCACCTTACCGATATTTTCGGGGTCATGTAACATGGTCTAAACGTAGTCGTAACAAAATTGAAAGACTCTGGGAAAGGAAGCCGTGTCTTCGAGATGATACGACATCCGAAAACATCACTAACGCTTATGCATTGGATCATTCGCGTTATCACGAATTACCCGGAAGAGAATGGACTGCCAAAGCACAATGCGAATTATATTTGGGTGACAAGAATGCGAACGTAGTAACGTTGCATGACATATGTCAAACTTTACAATGCGAGACGCCTCGCAGAACTTACTTTGCGGGACCAGCGTTGGAGGGTATGTCTTTTTTCTGATTACTTTCTATAGTTTCTTTAGATTTTTGGAAacttatcgatttttttcaaggATCTTCTTGCGCACTTGGGAAGGAATGTCGCGGCGGGGAATGCGTGCCTGTTATCGAACCGCCGTACATATTTAAGTATTGTGAAGACGATAACTGGAGCGAATGGAAAAAGGACTCCTGTAGAAGTAGTTGCTTGGCACAATCCAAAGGCGTGGTAGTCAAACGACGTTCTTGCAAGCATGGGATTAACAAATCGGCGAATTGCATAGAACTATATTACGACGTGGTTCTGTGCAATGATTCTTTACTTTGTACTCAGAAACGCATGACGATTGCGGAGTTTACTACCATAAAATGCACTGAATTTAAGGATATCATGTCAGATCTGCATTCACAGCCAGGATATCAGGGTCATTATTACAATGATAGACCATGGATAGCTTGTACTATATTTTGCAAACgaaaaaacttttcttattCAAGCGTTGAAATGATCGCTAATGGCGTAAAcccatactttccagatggaACATTATGCCACAAGGAACgtaataagaattattattgtcgTAAGCATCATTGTGTACCGGAAAACTATGAATTCTGAGAAAATTACCAACTAATTTATACCTAAGCGAGGATATGGAAGAATTGTGATTGCAATAcatgtgtaattaataaataccgTCAGATACTTTGTATAGTTTctgacaatttataaaacatgtatagacttagataatttttattttacacaagaTGGCTTGCACACTCGACCTAGACAGATGGATCGACGAGTGTGTCAAAAGCAtgtgaaacaaattttattacttagtATTAGtaacagcaaaaaaaaaattaaaaatattagtttcttATTAACAAGATTACGAAAGGAGACTGTTGGGTAAAACAGTTTCAGTAAAAAAGTAGGGACAATCTTATGCtgtttgagaaaatatttcgagcgaaattgaaaacgacgatatattgttatttaaattatatcttgatattaatatttgtaactaattgtaaaaaatacgaaGTTttgggaaaaataaaaaaaattttattatgtagcTAATTTActtgtataaaatgttattttcccGATATAATGAAGCATTCGTTAAGCTTAGGAGTATATTGTGGAACAGAATATTAACATGGTTAAGAACGGTTGAAtctcaatatttctttaactcgtattaataatttatataaagaacattttattcgtctaacagaattttattagaataattggaaaaatatgttgacttatttatatctaacGCAATGTGTGCAATAGTCTTTCattgttctttcttttttggtttgattttaattgtttcgCTTATGTGAATGCTAATGTAACTCTCAAAACTAACCGATAGGCATTTCTCGACAAACTTTTATAccaatcttattttttatttctttgaaatttaattcttgtGAACTGAAATCTCACATTTCCGATTAATGTTACGTATTggatatataaatgataaattgcattttccaAACCTATACATCTTTACCGTAAATAACACATGACACATTCATATttcggaaataaaaattatttacaacgTATTATGCGtgtattatatagatatttactAAAGAGAATATACACAATAGATGTCACGACACGAATGATATTTCAAAGTAAAGACAATATGTGTTTAATACGCGATCATATAAAGCATAAGAAAACGACAGTATCTTAACGTGTCTATATAagttgtttaatatataatttaaaatttgtaaaccCAAAAAATGCAATGTTTTTTCTACTGACATtggtgttaataattttactaaatgaAGCAAACGCCTACATCAGACAAGATACAGAAACAATATTGCTGCCGGTATTAAATCCGATTGGCGCAAAGGAGGTACGTTCTTTTGACTGTAGTGTTTTATTTGTTGTTTAACGATGAAAGCATTATTCGAGAATTATCAAATCTgttcttatttaaataataaatataaatacaaaataaagctAAAAGATAGAGTTAATTAAACGTGCTTAaacaatgattattttaatttattacaaacgtttcggtTAAACAGTTATAGacatcttcagtgtaataataaatatctatgaCATAAGCGCTTgcgtttaaaacatttatcattGAAATTCCAATACAATGTTCATACATatgtttttcttctctttcttaaaattataatcgtcGTCATCTTTTAATTGATAGGCCATGAGCGTTAAAATTgacttgtaaaattttaatgagttcgtaaattaaaaatcgtcaTTCTATTGAAAAGTGTCCTCAATATCATTTCGAgcttagaattttattatgaagATTCATATTGATGCCTTCAAGCTTAACAGTGTCTATGTCAACGTTCGGTGAAGGACAagtcatctttttttaattgttatccAACTTACAGATACCGTTAACTCTGAAAGTTTTCGGACAATTGATTCAACTAAACCTGCGTAAAAATGATCAGATTGTACCGCCTGAATTCGAAGTATGGAAAAATAACTGGAAAAGCGATacagaaaaattgttgcaattaAATGTATCAGATCCTtgctattattatcataaagaTTATATCAGCTCTGCGGCTATCAATTTTTGTCATGAATACGGATTGGTCagtaatatcatataaaaacaaactaatttaaaaattttatgtttttgctTCAAATCTGTTTgtcttatatacatacaagcaTGGCACGTAAAAAAACAGATATATCTTTTCTGAAAATAGAATGGACTCGTCTTTCTGGAGGACGACACATTAGAGATTCGGCCTTTGTGGAACGAATTTACGCCTTTGTGCTTAACCGACGATATTAGAAAGCAATCTAATCTTTCATTTGGCAAATCTCATCTTATTAAAAGATCACTGCATTATTTTGCTGATTCAAATCTTTACCATTCagattattctaaatttaagCGACATCGTGTACGAAATGCTGAACAAAAGTTAATCATAAAACTTGCCGTTTTTGTTGACGATGCTGCATATCGTAAGTTTTTGTCGCTTCTTGACAACGATAAAGAGAAAGTACAGAATTTAGTATTAGCGTATGTCAATCGCATCGAGTCTACGTTCCATCATCCGAGCGTGGGTGTCTCCATCGATATTTCGTTGGtacatttgtatattataaaaaaacaggCATCAGATTTGATTTACTCTGACGGTGAAGTTTACAAAGTGCTTGATTTGTTTTGCAAATACGCGAATTCTCTCAATCCACCAGATGACAATGATCCAGGTCACTGGGACATTAGTCTTTACCTAACCGGAAAAAATCTTTATGAACATCCGGACGCTTGGATGTCTGATAAAGGAGGCACAAAAGTCGATGTTAGAACAGGATcaagttatattaatacagTGTGCAGTCCGCAAAAGTCGTGCGCTATAACGGAGTTTGGTGCTGTATCTGACGGCTCTTCCTCGGGTTTTTCATCATCACTTTCTGCTCTTTATCTGATCGGCAATCtgtaagtttatatatattaattttacgtatatataaaatataatatattttatataatatatttttatgagaaactatttaattgtacaaagAAATTAAGGTCAACAAATACAGATATttcttaaacaattatatGCTCTAACATCTCCGTTTGTTAACTTTAATGTTCTGTCTAGACCGAAGGATGACTTGACTCTCCAGAATGGATAATTTGAGTGGTTAAAAGAACACTGCAGTTTCCAATTGCACCAACcttatcatataatttttttaaattagataaaaaagcatatatgtagaatgaaaattatactaaaattgTCTTTCAATCGTgtcaaatcaaattattttttttaattggataaaaacattattttagtTGATACTATTGAAAGCCAACTTTAGTGTAATATACACCCGTCAAACATTTCATTCCGATGAGCCACAAGCATGATCATCCTCCGAAGTCTAAACTAGGGATTagtaaagatatttaatttttaatcaaacacTGCAAAGTAAACATATTGTCAATTTGTTCAAAAGTTTAGGATTGGATTTCGATAAGGATCCTTTTGAATCTTATACAAATACGGATGATGTAAATATAACTGTTATGTCACCTTACCGATATTTTTGGGGGTATGTAACATGGTCCAACCGTAGTCGTAATCAAATGGAAAAACTCTGGGAAAGGAAGCCGTGTCTTCGAGATGGTACAACATCGGAAAACATTGATGACGCTTCTGCATTTGATCATTCGCGTTATCACAATTTACCCGGAAGAGAATGGACTGCCAAAGCACAATGCGTAATATATTTGCGTGATAATGATGCGAATTTAGTAACGTTGCGTGATATATGTCAAACTTTAGAATGCGAGGCgccatataaaaataagtccTACTTTGTAGGACCAGCGTTGGATggtacgtttttttttttttttttttaattaggtGCTTtagtttgaaatttattgatttttattccaGGAACTTTTTGCGCATTTGGGAAAGAATGTCGCGGCGGAAAATGCGTGCCTATTATCGAACCGCCGTacatttttaagtattgtGAAGACGATAACTGGAGCGAATGGAAAGCGGACTCCTGTAGAAGTAGTTGCTTGGCACAATCCAAAGGCGTGGTAGCCAAACGACGTTCTTGCAAGCATGGAACTGACAGAACGATGAATTGCATAGGACCATATTACGACGTGGTTCTGTGCGATGATTCTTTACTCTGTAGTGAGAAACGCATTGCAATCGCCGAGTTTACTACAATAAAATGCACTGAATTCAGCGATATTATGTCAGAACTGAAATCAGAGCCAGGATGGCAAGGTTCTTATTACAACGATAGATCATGGATGGCGTGTACTATATTTTGTCAACGAAAGAATCTTCCTATTTACTTTCCTTATTACGCACCACGCATAGAAATGATCGCTAATGGCGTGAAtccatactttccagatggaACATTGTGTCACACAGAACGTAAccagaattattattgtcgTAAGCATCACTGTCTGCCGGAAAACTATACATTCGGGAAAAAATTTCCaactaatttatatcttaacgAGGATATGGAAGAATTGTGATTGCAAAACATGCGTAATCGATTTATAACCATCAGTTACTTTGTCAAGTTTCTGACGTTTGTATCTGACGTAttgtttttgataatttttattttatgctgGATTGATTCAACAGTCGACGTAGACAAATGGATCGACGATTGTGTCAAAAGCGGCACTTGaaacaaattacatttcttttgtTAGTATTAATAAGatcaaaaagaaaacaaaaatgaaaaagttattagttattaattgACAAGATTATGAAAGAAGACTATTGGGTAAAGCAGTCTTCGCATAAGACTTTTGGTTAACAGTCTTATGCTGTATGAGAAAATGTTTTTAgcgaaattgaaaacaatgatatattgttatttaaacaagatcttgttattaatatttgtaactaAGAAACACAAGAAgctttgagaaaaataaaaaaaattttatcacgtatttaatttacttgtattgaatgttattttgcagaattaattaaacatttgttaaACTTAGAAGTATATTGCAAAACAGAATATTGACATGACATTAAGAACAGTTGcatctctatatattttatcttaaccagttgagtggtagatttttccgaaagatttgtgccaaaagtggtaagagccaaaagttaaaatatcgaaaaacggtgaaacatgggttcaaagttttcgaaaaagcaACTTTTCGGAATGGGTATGAATTCCTTCTCCCACGCCCTGGGAGGCAGAATAGAggtgaaaaatgttaaatggcacTATGGGTCGAGTGAAGATCATTTAAAAAGACGTTTCAAAACAagaacaatgatttttgaaaatgtttagtACGATTTTCCaatcaaaagtaaaaatgCATCAAAAAAGGGAGGTGGACTTCCaaaaagctatcacctccgattaggcttatattcagcctaaatacttattttatctagtaaataatattcccaaatggatttttattgctattaaaaatCCTAAACTAtcctatttttattgcatcatgatcacaaattgtaattaaaatattattagtaataaacaataatacacaatgataaaatattttttatttattaattattttacagaaatgtagaaaattttgattttacacgttttatttgtttgataaaataatactggtaattttatattacttttaaaagtGAATGGGCAACAGCTGAAGGATAAGATGATCTCGTGGTTTGCCAACTGGATTTCAGCAGTTTCCAAAGTGTAAGAGAATGCGTTAAGAGTTTACTAGCAAAAAAACCagtgtttcatatttttataaataatgccgGCATTGTAATATACCCATTCGAGAAAACGGAGAACGGAAACGAGATGCACCTGCAGTCGAATCATTTCGGATACTTTCTTTTAACGCTGCTACTACTACCAAAATTGGTCTTTTCTGTTGGTCTGCATTGCAATATGTATTCAAACTTACACCAATGCACCATAAACGATACGTTAATTATCCTGCAGCCAAAACCAGATAATCGCAATTTTTGTAGTAGTAGCAgcgttaaaagaaaatgtccgAGATGATTCGACTACAGGTGCATCTCGTTTCCATCCTCGGTTTTCTCGAATGGGTACATTGCAATGCCGGCATTATTTACAAGAATATGAATCACTGGTTCCTTTGCTAGTAAACTCTTAGCGTATTCTCTTACACTTTGGAAACTGCTGAGATCCAGTTGGCAAACCGCGAGATCACCTGTCTCATCCGTCAGCTGGTTGCCCATCCACTCttgaaagtaatttaaaattaccagtattattttatcaaacaaataaaacgtgtaaaatcaaaattttttacatttctgtaaaataattaataaatcaaaaatattttattattgtgtattattgtttattattaataatattttaactacaATGTGCGATTATCTTACGATTTGTTAGagttattaatgtaattttgcttaatattattaaatatacatttaaatataaatttactttaaaaatacaatataatgctttatttaaaatcaataataactaaaatttacACCTTATTCATTAAatcaattcaaatttataatttaattatatatacataattacatggatatgatttttatatttactttgaaaataaattcctttttttgtcGTCCACTGCAGTGTTTGCCTTTTCCATATTACGACAAGCCAAAATCACCCTGGCATCTAAAGGCAAAAATGTTATCCATGTTTAAATATACCTTTTGCATTTGTAACTTAAAAAATCATGGTCAAAAAAAGTGCGGAAAGTGTTTAGTTAATGTATGTAtcattatatgtacatatatatatatcaaaataatcaaaatttatcaataaagcACTTTTTTATATCGCAGCAAAAAGTTTTGATGATCCAATATTTAATCGGGGGCTCTATTGATAGATTTTGAATGATCAacagaatttataattcagaTCTGTATCTGGCtcaatttatagatatttcagCAAAAGTGTTTTTTCCGTGCACAATTCGCTCTCACTTATCTCTTCGATATAAATCTCTGGCAGTCTCCTTACTGATTCCGGAATTTGCTCCCGTTATAATCACAGTTTTGCCATCAAGACGCGCTATACTACCACACAAGGTATTAAAAAGCCACATTTCCTATATTATGCTCATCTTTCTCGATATCGTTGATGTGCTCTTAAAAGTAACAGGTTAAAGCCACAATACAAATACATCAACACcacacaaaatatatataaagacatataaaaaatttggttACATTTCGATTCTCATCAGCTTAAAACTGATAGTGCATTCACAAGAAGAGTCAAAAATACTTATGTTTCTTTACAAACAAATATACTCAGCACAATTTAGGTATTTTAccaataacataaattttattgctatttgTTGAGTATTTTGATAGGAAAATAGGAGCTATCTCGATTATATGCTTACTACTCTATTCTGAGTGAGTGTAAAATCTATACTGTAGATAGAATGTAGATAGTCTAATTCGTCTAATTACAACATGTAGCGCATGCGTACAAAAATGAGGCATATTTCACATGTCCCAACTATCACatctaatgataaaataacgtCGATTTCGTTAACTTTTAATAGAaacattctcttttttttgtgcGCTATTATATGactaacaaaaattaaaaaactaatttataaaaaaatagaaaatataattgttatcaGTTATTGTAATTTGAATGTCTATCgtacaaaagaaaaagtaataaaattacaagaaaaattcgTGCTGCTATGATTAAAGATTGATTAGAGCAAATTTAGCAAGATCTGTTGGCAATACAGA
This window of the Linepithema humile isolate Giens D197 chromosome 1, Lhum_UNIL_v1.0, whole genome shotgun sequence genome carries:
- the LOC105669512 gene encoding A disintegrin and metalloproteinase with thrombospondin motifs 7-like isoform X2, giving the protein MFFLQTIKVLIILLNEANAYITQDTEIILLPASNPTGAEEIPLTLKVFGELIHLNLRQNDRIVSSEFEVWNNNAKSVTAKLLQLNVSDPCYYYHKDHISSAAINFCHEYGWEGLVFVENDTLEIRPLWNEFTSLFLIDDFREQTNLSFGKPHLIKRSLQYFADSNFYHWDNSKLKRHRVRNAQQKLIIELVIFLDAAAYQTFKPLVKNNKQKMNQIIKAYVNRIEAAFNDLDVLFDISLVHIHILENQPLALPVFGGDIEKLLDSFCEYANVLNPPDDNDPHHWDIALYLTGLNLYEHLGKILNRKMWKNYTVTGNAYQDGACKPLLSCAIVEFRNNFETQSSRYISLSTDAVFKIGHLLGLAQDQNYGVAKKYDDKFMNSAGPTFRGMITWSEDSRNKIKKVWERKKCLRDDTRSDKTGEQLIIELAVFVDETAYRKFLPLLDNDEKKLHNIVLAYVNQIQAVFHHPSLGVSLDIMLVHLYIMNKQPSNLIISGDVDKVLDSFCKYANSLNPPDDNDPGHWDISLYLTGKNLYEFLGRRLPYKRGKRLTDFTTGLTYVDEVCSPQNSCAVVEFGAVFESLTSGFSSSLSALHLIGHLIGLEFDRDPFESYNNADNVNIPVMSPYRYFRGHVTWSKRSRNKIERLWERKPCLRDDTTSENITNAYALDHSRYHELPGREWTAKAQCELYLGDKNANVVTLHDICQTLQCETPRRTYFAGPALEGSSCALGKECRGGECVPVIEPPYIFKYCEDDNWSEWKKDSCRSSCLAQSKGVVVKRRSCKHGINKSANCIELYYDVVLCNDSLLCTQKRMTIAEFTTIKCTEFKDIMSDLHSQPGYQGHYYNDRPWIAYGTLCHKERNKNYYCRKHHCVPENYEF
- the LOC105669512 gene encoding uncharacterized protein isoform X3; translated protein: MFFLQTIKVLIILLNEANAYITQDTEIILLPASNPTGAEEIPLTLKVFGELIHLNLRQNDRIVSSEFEVWNNNAKSVTAKLLQLNVSDPCYYYHKDHISSAAINFCHEYGWEGLVFVENDTLEIRPLWNEFTSLFLIDDFREQTNLSFGKPHLIKRSLQYFADSNFYHWDNSKLKRHRVRNAQQKLIIELVIFLDAAAYQTFKPLVKNNKQKMNQIIKAYVNRIEAAFNDLDVLFDISLVHIHILENQPLALPVFGGDIEKLLDSFCEYANVLNPPDDNDPHHWDIALYLTGLNLYEHLGKILNRKMWKNYTVTGNAYQDGACKPLLSCAIVEFRNNFETQSSRYISLSTDAVFKIGHLLGLAQDQNYGVAKKYDDKFMNSAGPTFRGMITWSEDSRNKIKKVWERKKCLRDDTRSDKTGEQLIIELAVFVDETAYHDNDPGHWDISLYLTGKNLYEFLGRRLPYKRGKRLTDFTTGLTYVDEVCSPQNSCAVVEFGAVFESLTSGFSSSLSALHLIGHLIGLEFDRDPFESYNNADNVNIPVMSPYRYFRGHVTWSKRSRNKIERLWERKPCLRDDTTSENITNAYALDHSRYHELPGREWTAKAQCELYLGDKNANVVTLHDICQTLQCETPRRTYFAGPALEGSSCALGKECRGGECVPVIEPPYIFKYCEDDNWSEWKKDSCRSSCLAQSKGVVVKRRSCKHGINKSANCIELYYDVVLCNDSLLCTQKRMTIAEFTTIKCTEFKDIMSDLHSQPGYQGHYYNDRPWIACTIFCKRKNFSYSSVEMIANGVNPYFPDGTLCHKERNKNYYCRKHHCVPENYEF
- the LOC105669512 gene encoding A disintegrin and metalloproteinase with thrombospondin motifs 7-like isoform X1 — translated: MFFLQTIKVLIILLNEANAYITQDTEIILLPASNPTGAEEIPLTLKVFGELIHLNLRQNDRIVSSEFEVWNNNAKSVTAKLLQLNVSDPCYYYHKDHISSAAINFCHEYGWEGLVFVENDTLEIRPLWNEFTSLFLIDDFREQTNLSFGKPHLIKRSLQYFADSNFYHWDNSKLKRHRVRNAQQKLIIELVIFLDAAAYQTFKPLVKNNKQKMNQIIKAYVNRIEAAFNDLDVLFDISLVHIHILENQPLALPVFGGDIEKLLDSFCEYANVLNPPDDNDPHHWDIALYLTGLNLYEHLGKILNRKMWKNYTVTGNAYQDGACKPLLSCAIVEFRNNFETQSSRYISLSTDAVFKIGHLLGLAQDQNYGVAKKYDDKFMNSAGPTFRGMITWSEDSRNKIKKVWERKKCLRDDTRSDKTGEQLIIELAVFVDETAYRKFLPLLDNDEKKLHNIVLAYVNQIQAVFHHPSLGVSLDIMLVHLYIMNKQPSNLIISGDVDKVLDSFCKYANSLNPPDDNDPGHWDISLYLTGKNLYEFLGRRLPYKRGKRLTDFTTGLTYVDEVCSPQNSCAVVEFGAVFESLTSGFSSSLSALHLIGHLIGLEFDRDPFESYNNADNVNIPVMSPYRYFRGHVTWSKRSRNKIERLWERKPCLRDDTTSENITNAYALDHSRYHELPGREWTAKAQCELYLGDKNANVVTLHDICQTLQCETPRRTYFAGPALEGSSCALGKECRGGECVPVIEPPYIFKYCEDDNWSEWKKDSCRSSCLAQSKGVVVKRRSCKHGINKSANCIELYYDVVLCNDSLLCTQKRMTIAEFTTIKCTEFKDIMSDLHSQPGYQGHYYNDRPWIACTIFCKRKNFSYSSVEMIANGVNPYFPDGTLCHKERNKNYYCRKHHCVPENYEF